A window from Zingiber officinale cultivar Zhangliang chromosome 7A, Zo_v1.1, whole genome shotgun sequence encodes these proteins:
- the LOC122002990 gene encoding probable glutathione peroxidase 5 isoform X2 — protein MFHISCDISIVDLFFFFWLIVFFASFVLDSRCIILITERIVSIISSGLLVSRQHDMQFDLIDFLGQEPWDDQKIKEFACTRFKADYPIFQKVKVNGPATAPVYRFLKASKPGFCGKRIKWNFTKFLVDKDGKVIGRYGTSTPPLSIEKDIEKALGSQHE, from the exons ATGTTTCatatttcttgtgatatttcaatTGTagatttattcttttttttttggctGATAGTCTTTTTTGCCTCCTTTGTCCTGGATAGCCGATGTATCATTTTGATTACGGAGAGAATAGTGTCCATTATCTCTTCTGGTTTATTAGTCTCAAGGCAACACGATATGCAGTTTGATTTGATTGAT TTCTTGGGACAAGAACCTTGGGATGATCAGAAAATAAAGGAGTTTGCTTGTACAAGGTTCAAGGCTGATTATCCAATTTTCCAGAAG GTTAAAGTAAATGGTCCGGCCACGGCGCCAGTTTACAGGTTTCTCAAGGCAAGCAAACCTGGTTTTTGCGGGAAGAGGATCAAGTGGAATTTCACCAAGTTTCTAGTCGATAAGGATGGCAAGGTTATCGGTCGCTACGGGACTTCCACACCCCCCTTGTCCATTGAG AAAGACATTGAGAAGGCACTCGGCAGCCAGCACGAGTAA
- the LOC122002990 gene encoding probable glutathione peroxidase 5 isoform X1 — protein sequence MGAAGSALNGSSIHEFTVKDGNGRDADLGIYKGKVLLVVNVASKCGFTNSNYTQLTELYNRYKGKDFEILAFPCNQFLGQEPWDDQKIKEFACTRFKADYPIFQKVKVNGPATAPVYRFLKASKPGFCGKRIKWNFTKFLVDKDGKVIGRYGTSTPPLSIEKDIEKALGSQHE from the exons ATGGGGGCTGCCGGGTCCGCGTTGAATGGAAGCTCCATCCACGAGTTCACTGTCAAG GATGGCAACGGCAGGGACGCGGATCTGGGGATTTACAAGGGCAAGGTCCTTCTCGTCGTCAATGTCGCCTCCAAATG CGGGTTCACAAATAGTAACTACACGCAGCTGACGGAACTATATAACAGGTACAAGGGCAAAG ATTTTGAGATTTTAGCATTTCCATGCAATCAGTTCTTGGGACAAGAACCTTGGGATGATCAGAAAATAAAGGAGTTTGCTTGTACAAGGTTCAAGGCTGATTATCCAATTTTCCAGAAG GTTAAAGTAAATGGTCCGGCCACGGCGCCAGTTTACAGGTTTCTCAAGGCAAGCAAACCTGGTTTTTGCGGGAAGAGGATCAAGTGGAATTTCACCAAGTTTCTAGTCGATAAGGATGGCAAGGTTATCGGTCGCTACGGGACTTCCACACCCCCCTTGTCCATTGAG AAAGACATTGAGAAGGCACTCGGCAGCCAGCACGAGTAA
- the LOC122002990 gene encoding probable glutathione peroxidase 5 isoform X3: MGAAGSALNGSSIHEFTVKDGNGRDADLGIYKGKVLLVVNVASKWYKGKDFEILAFPCNQFLGQEPWDDQKIKEFACTRFKADYPIFQKVKVNGPATAPVYRFLKASKPGFCGKRIKWNFTKFLVDKDGKVIGRYGTSTPPLSIEKDIEKALGSQHE; this comes from the exons ATGGGGGCTGCCGGGTCCGCGTTGAATGGAAGCTCCATCCACGAGTTCACTGTCAAG GATGGCAACGGCAGGGACGCGGATCTGGGGATTTACAAGGGCAAGGTCCTTCTCGTCGTCAATGTCGCCTCCAAATG GTACAAGGGCAAAG ATTTTGAGATTTTAGCATTTCCATGCAATCAGTTCTTGGGACAAGAACCTTGGGATGATCAGAAAATAAAGGAGTTTGCTTGTACAAGGTTCAAGGCTGATTATCCAATTTTCCAGAAG GTTAAAGTAAATGGTCCGGCCACGGCGCCAGTTTACAGGTTTCTCAAGGCAAGCAAACCTGGTTTTTGCGGGAAGAGGATCAAGTGGAATTTCACCAAGTTTCTAGTCGATAAGGATGGCAAGGTTATCGGTCGCTACGGGACTTCCACACCCCCCTTGTCCATTGAG AAAGACATTGAGAAGGCACTCGGCAGCCAGCACGAGTAA